In Devosia sp. XK-2, one DNA window encodes the following:
- the dnaN gene encoding DNA polymerase III subunit beta has product MKVTLERNHLLKSLSHVHRVVERRNTYPILANVLFKASDDRVELRATDLDIEVTESVPAMVSTPGSTTVPAHTLYEIVRKLADGAEVRLETDGGENMVLTSGRSRFNLACLSPDSFPDLKSGAFAHEFDIPAAALRELIERTQFAISNEETRYYLNGIYFHAVDNSASGSLFRAVATDGHRMARAEMAAPEGAGGMSGIIVPKKTVGEVQKLLDGVDGDVHVEVSDTKIRFTVGPVVLLSKLIEGTFPDYDRVTPKNNDKQMLVDKAGFAIAVDRVSTIASDRGGKAVKLSAKDGLLELSVTNPDHGTASEEVAVDFETDGFEIGFNARYLLDIITQIRSDSAVFLFNDANSPTLVKEEGESSALYVLMPMRV; this is encoded by the coding sequence ATGAAAGTCACGCTCGAACGCAATCATCTGCTCAAGTCGCTGAGCCATGTGCATCGGGTGGTCGAGCGCCGCAATACCTATCCCATCCTGGCCAACGTGCTGTTCAAGGCGTCGGATGACCGGGTGGAGCTACGCGCCACCGACCTCGATATCGAGGTGACCGAAAGTGTTCCGGCCATGGTCTCTACGCCCGGCTCTACCACGGTGCCGGCCCATACGCTTTATGAGATCGTGCGCAAGCTGGCCGATGGCGCTGAAGTGCGGCTCGAAACCGATGGAGGCGAGAACATGGTTCTCACCTCAGGCCGGTCGCGCTTTAACCTGGCCTGCCTCTCGCCCGACAGTTTCCCGGATCTGAAATCGGGCGCCTTTGCCCATGAGTTCGATATTCCCGCCGCCGCCCTGCGCGAGCTGATCGAGCGCACCCAGTTCGCCATTTCGAACGAAGAGACCCGCTACTATCTCAACGGCATCTATTTCCATGCCGTCGACAATTCCGCGTCCGGCTCGCTGTTCCGCGCGGTAGCGACCGATGGTCACCGCATGGCACGCGCCGAAATGGCCGCACCCGAAGGGGCCGGTGGCATGAGCGGCATCATCGTCCCGAAAAAGACAGTGGGCGAAGTTCAGAAACTGCTCGATGGCGTCGATGGCGACGTCCATGTGGAAGTGTCCGACACCAAAATCCGCTTCACCGTTGGGCCCGTCGTGCTGCTCTCCAAGCTGATCGAGGGCACCTTCCCCGATTACGACCGGGTGACGCCCAAGAACAATGACAAGCAGATGCTGGTCGATAAGGCCGGTTTCGCCATTGCCGTGGACCGTGTTTCCACCATTGCTTCGGATCGTGGCGGCAAGGCCGTCAAGCTCTCGGCCAAGGACGGCTTGCTGGAGCTCTCGGTGACCAACCCCGACCACGGCACGGCCTCTGAGGAAGTGGCGGTCGACTTCGAGACCGACGGCTTCGAGATCGGCTTCAATGCCCGCTATCTCCTCGACATCATCACCCAGATTCGCTCGGACAGCGCGGTATTCCTGTTCAACGACGCCAATTCCCCTACCCTGGTCAAGGAAGAAGGCGAATCCAGCGCGCTCTATGTGCTGATGCCGATGCGTGTCTAA
- a CDS encoding SprT family zinc-dependent metalloprotease, translated as MRPAPAGSDMFSFLRQRTAPPKTTQLQLDGESVEIAVKVSKRARSFRLSLPAAGPLLTLPEGARWADAEAFLHRHRHWLAARLPRTAPAQRLAAGSSVPLRGQPHAIVATGALRGRVEKADGADGPVLLVPGEDAHQPRRLYDWLKAQALADLNEQSMFHAARLGVTVRQIRLRSQSSRWGSCSSSGSINYNWRLILAPSFVLDYVAAHEVAHLVEMNHSPAFWATVKRTLPDMERGRAWLKAHGRDLMAWQAPSNMP; from the coding sequence ATGCGTCCAGCCCCAGCCGGATCTGACATGTTCTCCTTCCTGCGCCAGCGCACCGCTCCTCCCAAGACCACGCAACTTCAGCTTGACGGGGAGAGTGTGGAGATTGCCGTCAAGGTTTCCAAACGGGCCCGCTCCTTCCGCCTCTCGCTACCTGCCGCTGGGCCGCTCCTGACCCTGCCCGAGGGGGCGCGCTGGGCCGATGCCGAGGCCTTTCTCCACCGCCATCGCCATTGGCTGGCGGCGCGGCTTCCGCGCACCGCACCGGCCCAAAGGCTCGCGGCCGGATCGAGCGTTCCGCTGCGGGGCCAGCCGCATGCAATCGTCGCGACTGGCGCCCTGCGCGGGCGGGTCGAGAAGGCCGATGGCGCGGATGGTCCTGTTTTGCTAGTCCCGGGGGAAGACGCCCATCAGCCGCGCCGGCTCTATGACTGGCTCAAGGCTCAGGCACTGGCCGACCTCAATGAGCAAAGCATGTTTCATGCGGCGCGGCTGGGTGTCACCGTCAGGCAGATTCGCCTCAGGAGCCAGTCGAGCCGTTGGGGCTCCTGCTCCTCGAGCGGCAGTATCAACTACAATTGGCGGCTCATCCTGGCGCCGTCTTTCGTGCTGGATTACGTCGCAGCCCATGAAGTGGCCCATCTGGTCGAGATGAATCACTCGCCCGCCTTCTGGGCCACGGTGAAACGCACGCTTCCGGACATGGAGCGGGGTCGGGCGTGGCTAAAAGCACACGGTCGCGACCTGATGGCCTGGCAGGCACCGTCGAATATGCCCTAG
- a CDS encoding LLM class flavin-dependent oxidoreductase: MKKIGFLSFGHWSPSPNSGTRSASDALLQSIDLAVAAEELGADGAYFRVHHFARQLASPFPLLAAVGAKTSKIEIGTAVIDMRYENPLYMAEDAGAADLIAGGRLQLGISRGSPEQVIDGWRYFGYEPAEGQTDADMARLNAEIFLKALTGQGFAQPNPRPMFPNPPGMLRLEPYSEGLLERIWWGAASDATAVWAAKMGMNLQSSTLKFDESGKPFHIQQAEQIRAYRAAWKEAGHTREPRVSVSRSIFALVNDQDRMYFGSGRPEEDQFGYIEPEKRAVFGRGYTAEPDKLIEELKRDEAIAEADTLLLTVPNQLGVAYNAHVIESILKHVAPGLGWR, from the coding sequence ATGAAAAAGATCGGCTTTCTCTCCTTTGGCCATTGGAGCCCCTCGCCCAATTCGGGCACGCGCTCGGCATCCGATGCGCTGCTGCAATCGATTGACTTGGCCGTCGCGGCCGAGGAACTGGGTGCTGATGGCGCCTATTTCCGCGTGCATCACTTTGCCCGCCAGCTCGCCTCGCCCTTTCCGCTGCTGGCGGCAGTTGGCGCGAAAACAAGCAAAATCGAGATCGGTACCGCCGTCATCGACATGCGCTACGAAAATCCGCTCTATATGGCCGAGGATGCCGGCGCGGCGGATCTGATCGCCGGAGGACGCCTGCAATTGGGCATTTCCCGTGGCTCGCCCGAGCAGGTGATCGATGGCTGGCGTTATTTCGGCTATGAGCCGGCCGAAGGCCAGACCGATGCGGATATGGCCCGGCTCAATGCGGAAATTTTCTTGAAGGCTCTGACCGGCCAGGGCTTCGCCCAGCCCAATCCCAGGCCCATGTTCCCTAATCCGCCTGGCATGCTGCGGCTCGAGCCCTATTCCGAAGGCCTGCTCGAACGCATCTGGTGGGGCGCGGCCAGCGATGCCACGGCCGTCTGGGCCGCCAAGATGGGCATGAATTTGCAATCCTCGACGCTCAAATTCGACGAGAGCGGCAAACCCTTCCACATCCAGCAGGCCGAGCAGATCCGCGCCTATCGGGCCGCCTGGAAAGAAGCCGGCCATACGCGCGAACCGCGCGTTTCGGTCAGTCGCTCGATCTTCGCCCTCGTCAATGACCAGGACCGGATGTATTTCGGCTCCGGCCGACCGGAAGAAGATCAGTTCGGCTATATCGAGCCGGAGAAACGCGCCGTGTTCGGTCGCGGCTACACGGCCGAGCCGGACAAGCTAATCGAGGAACTCAAGCGCGATGAGGCCATTGCCGAGGCCGATACGCTGCTTCTTACCGTGCCCAACCAGCTCGGCGTTGCCTATAATGCCCACGTGATCGAGAGCATTCTCAAGCACGTAGCGCCGGGGCTGGGCTGGCGCTAG
- the gyrB gene encoding DNA topoisomerase (ATP-hydrolyzing) subunit B: MSDSENPIPTEYGADSIKVLKGLDAVRKRPGMYIGDTDDGSGLHHMVYEVVDNAIDEALAGHADLVTVTLNADGSCTVTDNGRGIPVGIHKEEGVSAAEVIMTQLHAGGKFDQNAYKVSGGLHGVGVSVVNALSVFLKLSVRQGGKVHEMSFTHGVADAPLEVVGEYEGRSGTSVTFLPSSETFTMVEFDFKTLEHRLRELAFLNSGVRILLADHRHPEPIEVELFYEGGLEAFVKYLDKSKQPVIEMPITMRAEKDGITVEVALQWNDSYHENVLCFTNNIPQRDGGTHLAGLRGALTRQVTGYATSSGIAKKEKVELSGDDTREGLTCVLSVKVPDPKFSSQTKDKLVSSEVRPVVENIVNEKLGQWFEEHPNEARTIVGKVVEAAAAREAARKARELTRRKGALEVSSLPGKLADCQERDPAKSEIFIVEGDSAGGSAKQGRDRSNQAVLPLRGKILNVERARFDRMISSDQVGTLITALGTGIGREEFNPDKLRYHKIIIMTDADVDGAHIRTLLLTFFYRQTRELIERGHIYIAQPPLYKATRGRSELYLKDERALEDYLLEGGIEDAVFTTKDGTTHAGQDLLGILQQSREIVNAINNLNTRYNRNLVEQAAIVGGLDPEGIANPEKSAETLKRVANRLDRISDELERGWSGEVTDEDALAFSRTVRGVTETHQIDRALLQSADARKLRQLAGRLDELFGGVPTLTRKGDTINIYGPASLFKAVTDAGRKGVSLQRYKGLGEMNAEQLWETTLDPNARTLLRVEIDQTDEADQIFTALMGDLVEPRRDFIQDNALNVSNLDV, from the coding sequence ATGAGCGATAGCGAAAACCCGATCCCGACCGAATATGGCGCTGACAGCATCAAAGTGCTCAAGGGCCTCGATGCCGTGCGTAAGCGCCCGGGCATGTATATCGGCGATACCGATGACGGTTCGGGCCTGCATCACATGGTCTATGAGGTGGTCGACAATGCCATCGACGAGGCGCTGGCCGGCCATGCCGATCTGGTGACGGTCACGCTCAATGCCGATGGCTCCTGCACCGTGACCGACAATGGGCGCGGCATTCCGGTGGGCATTCACAAGGAAGAGGGTGTTTCGGCGGCCGAGGTCATCATGACCCAGCTCCATGCCGGGGGCAAATTCGACCAGAACGCCTATAAGGTATCCGGCGGCTTGCACGGCGTGGGCGTTTCGGTGGTGAACGCGCTTTCGGTCTTCCTCAAGCTCTCGGTGCGCCAGGGCGGCAAGGTGCATGAAATGAGCTTCACCCACGGCGTTGCCGATGCGCCGCTCGAAGTGGTGGGGGAATATGAGGGGCGCTCGGGCACCTCGGTGACCTTCCTTCCGAGCTCCGAAACCTTCACCATGGTGGAGTTCGACTTCAAGACGCTCGAGCACCGGCTGCGCGAGCTGGCCTTCCTCAATTCGGGCGTGCGCATTCTCCTGGCCGACCATCGCCACCCCGAGCCGATCGAGGTTGAGCTCTTCTATGAGGGTGGGCTCGAAGCCTTCGTCAAATATCTCGACAAGTCCAAGCAGCCGGTGATCGAGATGCCGATCACCATGCGCGCCGAAAAGGACGGGATCACGGTCGAGGTGGCTCTGCAGTGGAATGACAGCTACCACGAAAACGTCCTCTGCTTCACCAACAACATTCCCCAGCGCGATGGCGGCACGCATCTTGCCGGCCTCAGGGGCGCGCTGACGCGCCAGGTAACCGGCTATGCGACCAGCTCGGGTATCGCCAAGAAGGAAAAGGTCGAATTGAGCGGTGACGACACCCGCGAAGGCCTGACCTGCGTGCTCTCGGTCAAGGTGCCGGACCCCAAATTCTCGTCCCAGACCAAAGACAAGCTGGTCTCCTCCGAAGTGCGTCCGGTGGTCGAGAACATCGTCAATGAAAAGCTCGGCCAGTGGTTTGAGGAGCATCCCAACGAGGCCCGCACCATTGTGGGCAAGGTGGTCGAAGCCGCTGCGGCCCGCGAGGCGGCTCGCAAGGCGCGCGAGCTGACCCGCCGCAAGGGGGCGCTGGAAGTTTCCTCGCTGCCCGGCAAACTCGCTGATTGCCAGGAGCGCGATCCGGCAAAAAGCGAGATCTTCATCGTCGAGGGCGACTCCGCCGGTGGCTCCGCCAAGCAGGGCCGTGACCGCTCCAACCAGGCAGTGCTGCCGCTGCGCGGCAAGATTCTCAATGTCGAGCGGGCCCGCTTTGACCGGATGATCTCGTCCGACCAGGTCGGCACGCTGATCACGGCTTTGGGTACGGGCATCGGCCGGGAGGAATTCAACCCGGACAAGCTCAGGTACCACAAGATCATCATCATGACCGACGCCGACGTCGACGGCGCCCATATCCGCACCCTGCTGCTTACTTTCTTCTACCGGCAGACGCGCGAGCTGATTGAGCGCGGCCATATCTACATCGCCCAACCGCCGCTCTATAAAGCCACGCGCGGCCGCTCCGAGCTCTATTTGAAGGATGAACGGGCGCTGGAAGATTATCTGCTCGAGGGCGGGATCGAGGACGCGGTCTTCACCACCAAGGATGGTACAACCCATGCCGGGCAGGACCTGTTGGGCATCCTGCAGCAATCCCGCGAGATCGTGAACGCCATCAACAATCTCAACACCCGTTATAATCGCAACCTGGTCGAGCAGGCGGCAATCGTTGGTGGGCTCGATCCAGAAGGCATTGCCAACCCGGAAAAAAGCGCGGAGACATTGAAGCGCGTCGCCAATCGGCTCGATCGCATTTCCGATGAGCTGGAACGCGGCTGGAGCGGCGAAGTCACGGACGAGGATGCCCTGGCTTTCTCGCGCACCGTCCGCGGCGTCACCGAGACTCACCAGATCGACCGGGCCCTTCTGCAAAGCGCCGATGCGCGCAAGCTGCGGCAACTTGCCGGGCGGCTCGACGAACTGTTCGGTGGTGTGCCCACGCTGACGCGTAAGGGCGATACGATCAACATTTATGGACCGGCAAGCCTGTTCAAGGCCGTTACCGATGCCGGCCGCAAGGGCGTGTCGCTGCAGCGCTATAAAGGCCTTGGCGAAATGAACGCCGAGCAGCTCTGGGAAACCACGCTCGACCCCAATGCCAGAACCCTGCTGCGGGTCGAGATCGACCAGACCGACGAAGCCGACCAGATCTTCACGGCTCTCATGGGCGATCTCGTCGAGCCGCGCCGCGATTTCATTCAGGACAACGCACTCAATGTGAGCAATCTGGATGTTTAG
- a CDS encoding DUF2852 domain-containing protein, with protein MNTAIIKPQWSPLTIALMVLGFIIFWPLGLAMLAYIIWGEKFGGSAEKAQHYWNKGCGYMRNNHKHHGFGRNDFASSGNAAFDEYRSEQLKRLEEERARLDAEIDAFHEYMANLRKAKDREEFDRFMSEHRGNRQGFGDNDQNNWGNNNGQ; from the coding sequence ATGAACACTGCAATTATCAAACCGCAATGGTCCCCGCTGACCATCGCCCTCATGGTCCTTGGCTTCATCATCTTCTGGCCGCTGGGCCTGGCCATGCTGGCCTATATCATCTGGGGCGAGAAATTCGGCGGTTCCGCCGAGAAGGCTCAGCATTACTGGAACAAGGGATGTGGCTATATGCGCAACAATCACAAGCATCACGGCTTTGGCCGCAATGATTTCGCCTCGTCCGGCAATGCCGCTTTCGACGAATATCGCAGCGAGCAGCTCAAGCGCCTCGAGGAAGAGCGCGCCCGGCTCGATGCCGAAATCGATGCGTTCCACGAATATATGGCCAATCTGCGCAAGGCCAAGGATCGCGAGGAGTTCGACCGCTTTATGAGCGAGCATCGCGGCAATCGCCAGGGCTTTGGCGATAATGACCAGAACAATTGGGGCAACAATAACGGCCAATAG
- the recF gene encoding DNA replication/repair protein RecF has translation MIRHISRLRLTAFRNYASAALDLDSRHVVLTGPNGSGKTNLLEAVSVLSPGRGLRGASFDMLQSQGSDLPWAVAATIETDDGPADIGTGALPDSGRRVRINGANARSVEAMSDYLRVLWLTPAMDGLFSGPAGDRRRFLDRLVTTLIPDHSAAVSDFDKAMRQRNRLLEEDGDPRWLTAVEAQMAELGASIHLNRTDSLSHLQALIAESVDGDSFPAALLSLTPLFDDMREPATSTELEMLLAQRWQALRGLDRAAGRTTSGPHRVDLEVVHAQKHMPAALGSTGEQKALLIGLILAHARLVRLRAGIVPFLLLDEIAAHLDPDRRKALFAALDGLATQCFLTGTDQVLFEALEDRAQRIGVRDGRLAHIG, from the coding sequence ATGATCCGCCACATTTCCCGCCTGCGCCTGACCGCCTTCCGCAATTATGCGTCCGCCGCGCTCGATCTCGATTCACGCCATGTGGTGCTGACCGGCCCCAATGGCTCGGGCAAGACCAATCTCCTGGAAGCCGTGTCGGTGCTTTCGCCCGGTCGGGGCCTCCGCGGCGCCAGTTTCGACATGCTGCAATCGCAGGGTTCGGACCTGCCCTGGGCCGTGGCCGCGACCATCGAAACCGATGACGGCCCCGCCGATATCGGCACTGGCGCCCTACCCGATAGCGGGCGCCGCGTGCGCATCAATGGCGCCAATGCCCGATCCGTCGAGGCCATGAGCGATTATCTGCGCGTGCTCTGGTTGACCCCGGCCATGGATGGCCTGTTTTCCGGCCCTGCCGGCGATCGCCGCCGCTTTCTCGACCGTCTGGTGACCACGCTTATCCCGGATCATTCCGCGGCGGTCTCCGATTTCGACAAGGCCATGCGGCAGCGCAACAGGCTACTCGAAGAGGATGGCGATCCACGCTGGCTGACGGCGGTGGAAGCGCAAATGGCCGAACTGGGCGCGTCCATTCACCTCAATCGCACCGACAGCCTGTCGCATTTGCAGGCGCTGATCGCCGAGAGCGTGGATGGCGACTCTTTCCCGGCGGCTTTGCTCTCGCTGACGCCATTGTTTGACGATATGCGCGAACCGGCCACCTCGACCGAGCTCGAAATGTTGCTGGCGCAACGCTGGCAGGCACTGCGAGGCCTTGATCGCGCGGCCGGACGCACCACATCAGGTCCACACCGGGTGGACCTGGAAGTGGTGCATGCGCAAAAGCATATGCCCGCGGCCCTGGGCTCGACCGGTGAGCAGAAGGCGCTGCTGATCGGGCTGATCCTGGCCCATGCGCGGCTGGTACGCCTCAGGGCCGGTATCGTGCCTTTTCTCCTTCTCGACGAGATTGCCGCCCATCTCGATCCGGACCGTAGAAAAGCCCTGTTTGCGGCGCTCGATGGCCTCGCGACCCAATGCTTTCTGACGGGCACCGACCAGGTGTTGTTCGAAGCGCTGGAGGACCGGGCGCAACGCATTGGCGTGCGGGACGGGCGGCTGGCCCATATAGGGTGA
- a CDS encoding type II toxin-antitoxin system HicA family toxin, which yields MCGSPHKYRHADGKIVILPHPRKDIPAGTVRSIYRQAGWDSHA from the coding sequence ATTTGTGGTTCACCCCATAAATATCGTCATGCGGACGGTAAGATAGTGATCCTGCCGCATCCGCGTAAGGATATTCCTGCAGGCACGGTCCGCTCGATCTACCGGCAGGCGGGATGGGATAGTCATGCGTGA
- a CDS encoding L,D-transpeptidase: protein MSHFSDATLSRRAFLTGLTGLGALTLAGCSTGGTARLATAAVTPARSSIPLDVLAMYAARPEEDYPVPAADISMLQPAYWRQEVANPTGEREGRVIVDTANYFLYFTLPEGRAMRYGVGLGRAGFEWSGKGHIAYKRKWPVWTPPAEMIERQPELEIYRNGQPPGLLNALGARALYIHQGSRDTLYRLHGTMDVASIGKAVSSGCVRLLFQDVIDLYERVPNGAPIMVV from the coding sequence ATGTCTCATTTTTCCGACGCGACCCTGTCGCGCCGCGCCTTTCTGACTGGTTTGACCGGTCTTGGCGCACTGACCCTGGCCGGGTGCTCGACCGGCGGCACCGCTCGCCTTGCCACCGCGGCTGTCACGCCGGCGCGGTCAAGCATTCCGCTTGATGTGCTCGCAATGTATGCCGCCCGGCCTGAAGAGGACTACCCGGTGCCGGCCGCCGATATTTCCATGCTGCAGCCGGCCTATTGGCGGCAGGAAGTGGCCAATCCCACCGGCGAGCGGGAAGGGCGGGTGATCGTCGACACGGCCAATTACTTCCTCTATTTCACCCTGCCCGAGGGCCGGGCCATGCGCTATGGCGTGGGTCTGGGCCGGGCCGGTTTTGAATGGAGCGGCAAGGGTCATATCGCTTATAAGCGCAAATGGCCGGTCTGGACGCCGCCGGCCGAAATGATCGAGCGGCAGCCCGAGCTCGAAATCTACCGCAATGGCCAGCCGCCCGGCCTGCTCAACGCCCTGGGCGCCCGCGCGCTCTATATTCACCAGGGCAGCCGTGACACGCTCTATCGCCTGCACGGCACCATGGATGTGGCCTCGATCGGCAAGGCGGTGTCGTCCGGTTGCGTGCGCTTGCTGTTCCAGGATGTGATCGACCTTTACGAGCGCGTGCCCAATGGCGCGCCGATCATGGTGGTCTGA
- a CDS encoding type II toxin-antitoxin system HicB family antitoxin: MRDVHYIALIHKDAESGYGVSFPDVPGIVAVSDTLDGAISEAASVLAFAFEDWSGERPLPRTREDLRQDAGFQRDFGDAVIVAVRPSATYYHAAEWRSLERTNLFQLLTLSRRDSPPS, encoded by the coding sequence ATGCGTGACGTTCACTACATCGCCTTGATCCACAAGGACGCGGAGTCCGGCTATGGCGTCTCCTTCCCCGACGTACCGGGTATTGTCGCCGTGTCGGATACGCTGGACGGCGCGATCTCCGAGGCCGCGTCTGTTCTGGCCTTTGCGTTTGAGGACTGGTCTGGCGAGCGACCCCTGCCCCGTACCCGGGAAGACCTGCGCCAGGACGCTGGATTTCAGCGCGATTTTGGAGATGCGGTAATCGTCGCGGTTCGCCCCTCGGCCACCTATTACCACGCGGCCGAATGGCGTTCGCTCGAACGAACCAATCTGTTCCAGCTACTGACCTTGTCCCGCCGTGACAGTCCGCCTAGCTAA
- a CDS encoding PBP1A family penicillin-binding protein, translating into MDFRISADDRVGAPKDRQNKPKPRNAADGGQRVEPSMGQSMAFSVDEVRPGGSGGGKPPKPPKKSPRKGKAEPVRQRKKKRSGGFLMGLLWWGFVACLWGGLAVIGIIVYYGAQLPAADTWAIPERPPNIRILAADGSLISNRGQTGGEAITFRELPQYVPAAFIASEDRRFMSHFGVDPIGLVSVAIESVQARDITRGASTLTQQVAKNLFLTPDQTLGRKVQEAILAIWLEQNFTKEEILELYMNRVYFGAGATGIEAAAQTYFGVSARNLSLGQAAMLVGILPAPSAYNPKANPEKARERQQIVLNLMAREGYITQAEADAARIDPNQTIRTVVAGSESYVADWVESLMTAYIGEIKSDVVVQTTIDYKMQKDAEFIVKEQVAAEGPKRGFSQGALVAMDVDGTVRAMVGGVDYQQSQYNRAVTAKRQPGSTFKPFVYMAAMEKGYTPETLAEDAQFDYNGWSPRNASGKYAGTVTLRQGLAYSLNTIAARLAIDVTPEKVIEVAMRMGISSNLTPVPSIALGTQEVNLLELTSAYAPFANGGMGVIPNVITKISDVEGNVLYEASNAGPGRVVDPNVLAEMNDMLKTAVEVGTGRGANLGGWDFAGKTGTSQNARDALFVGYTSAMVTGVWLGNDNDTKTTLSGGNVPANIWSEFMTKAHEGKSPASIPGGSYAGQLIAQQVVDPNTGMPAIDPATGQPQVQYVDGGTGQPVQTMTDPATGQVVAIDPATGQPIDGLAPISGQSANPPIQTGTMVDPVTGQPVQQFDPTTGMPLDQGQIVQYDANGQAIDPVTGFPLQQPSNGFGQAPIDPETGLPMTLIVDPATGEQVWVPSAPTSQSPGQIIPPGQVQQQPVYQEERSQRTLMDLIFGN; encoded by the coding sequence ATGGATTTCCGCATTTCGGCCGATGACCGCGTTGGCGCTCCCAAGGACCGCCAGAACAAGCCCAAGCCGCGCAATGCGGCTGATGGGGGACAGCGCGTCGAGCCGAGCATGGGTCAATCCATGGCTTTCTCGGTCGACGAGGTGCGTCCCGGCGGTTCTGGCGGCGGCAAGCCGCCAAAGCCCCCCAAAAAATCTCCCCGCAAGGGCAAGGCCGAGCCGGTGCGCCAGCGCAAGAAGAAGCGCTCAGGCGGCTTTCTCATGGGTCTGCTCTGGTGGGGCTTTGTCGCCTGCCTGTGGGGTGGCCTCGCCGTTATCGGCATCATCGTCTATTACGGCGCCCAGCTGCCCGCCGCCGATACCTGGGCTATTCCCGAACGGCCGCCCAATATCCGCATTCTGGCCGCCGATGGCAGCCTGATCTCCAATCGCGGCCAAACAGGCGGTGAAGCCATCACCTTCCGCGAATTGCCCCAATATGTCCCGGCGGCTTTCATTGCCTCGGAAGACCGTCGTTTCATGAGCCATTTCGGCGTCGATCCAATCGGTCTGGTTTCTGTCGCCATCGAATCGGTGCAGGCGCGCGACATCACCCGTGGCGCCTCCACGCTCACCCAGCAGGTGGCCAAGAACCTCTTCCTCACCCCCGACCAGACCCTGGGCCGCAAGGTACAGGAAGCGATCCTGGCTATCTGGCTGGAGCAGAATTTCACCAAGGAAGAAATTCTCGAACTCTATATGAACCGCGTCTATTTCGGCGCCGGCGCCACCGGCATCGAGGCAGCCGCGCAGACCTATTTCGGGGTTTCGGCCCGCAACCTGTCCCTGGGGCAGGCCGCGATGCTGGTCGGCATCCTGCCGGCGCCCTCTGCCTACAATCCCAAGGCCAATCCGGAAAAGGCCAGGGAGCGCCAGCAGATCGTGCTGAACCTCATGGCGCGCGAGGGCTACATCACCCAGGCCGAGGCCGATGCGGCTCGCATCGACCCCAATCAGACCATTCGCACCGTGGTGGCGGGCTCTGAATCCTATGTGGCCGACTGGGTCGAGAGCCTGATGACCGCCTATATCGGCGAGATCAAATCCGACGTGGTCGTCCAGACCACCATCGACTACAAGATGCAGAAAGACGCCGAGTTCATCGTCAAGGAACAGGTGGCAGCCGAAGGCCCCAAGCGTGGCTTTAGCCAGGGCGCGCTTGTCGCCATGGATGTCGATGGCACCGTGCGCGCCATGGTTGGTGGCGTCGATTATCAGCAGAGCCAGTATAATCGGGCGGTTACCGCCAAGCGTCAGCCCGGTTCCACCTTCAAACCCTTCGTCTATATGGCGGCCATGGAAAAGGGCTATACGCCCGAGACTTTGGCCGAGGACGCCCAGTTCGATTACAATGGCTGGAGCCCGCGGAACGCCTCGGGCAAATATGCGGGCACCGTGACCTTGCGCCAGGGCCTAGCCTATTCGCTCAATACCATCGCGGCGCGCCTTGCCATTGATGTGACCCCCGAAAAGGTCATCGAGGTGGCCATGCGTATGGGCATCTCGTCCAATCTGACACCGGTTCCATCCATCGCACTGGGCACGCAGGAAGTGAACCTGCTCGAGCTGACCAGCGCCTACGCGCCCTTTGCCAATGGCGGCATGGGCGTCATTCCCAATGTGATCACCAAGATAAGCGATGTCGAAGGCAATGTGCTTTACGAAGCCTCCAATGCCGGGCCGGGCCGGGTGGTCGACCCCAACGTGCTGGCCGAAATGAACGACATGCTCAAGACCGCTGTCGAGGTGGGCACGGGACGCGGCGCCAATCTGGGCGGCTGGGACTTTGCCGGCAAGACCGGCACCAGCCAGAATGCCCGCGACGCGCTGTTTGTGGGCTATACATCGGCCATGGTCACCGGCGTCTGGCTGGGCAATGACAATGACACCAAGACCACATTGTCGGGCGGCAATGTGCCGGCCAATATCTGGTCCGAATTCATGACCAAGGCGCATGAGGGCAAGTCCCCCGCCAGCATTCCGGGCGGGTCCTATGCCGGCCAGCTCATCGCCCAGCAGGTGGTTGATCCCAATACCGGCATGCCGGCCATCGATCCGGCGACCGGCCAGCCGCAAGTGCAATATGTCGACGGCGGAACCGGGCAGCCCGTGCAGACCATGACCGATCCGGCCACGGGTCAGGTCGTGGCTATTGATCCGGCAACCGGCCAGCCTATCGATGGCCTGGCACCCATTTCCGGACAGTCGGCGAACCCACCCATCCAGACCGGCACTATGGTCGATCCGGTAACCGGCCAACCGGTCCAGCAATTCGATCCCACAACCGGAATGCCCCTGGATCAAGGTCAGATCGTGCAATATGACGCCAATGGTCAGGCCATCGATCCGGTGACCGGTTTCCCGCTGCAGCAGCCCTCCAACGGCTTCGGCCAGGCACCGATCGACCCCGAAACGGGCCTGCCCATGACGCTGATCGTCGACCCGGCGACCGGCGAACAGGTCTGGGTACCTTCGGCACCGACCAGCCAATCCCCGGGACAGATCATCCCACCCGGCCAGGTTCAGCAGCAGCCCGTCTACCAGGAGGAGCGCAGCCAGCGCACCCTGATGGACCTGATTTTCGGCAATTGA